One genomic region from Sparus aurata chromosome 15, fSpaAur1.1, whole genome shotgun sequence encodes:
- the LOC115596367 gene encoding LOW QUALITY PROTEIN: elongin-A (The sequence of the model RefSeq protein was modified relative to this genomic sequence to represent the inferred CDS: deleted 1 base in 1 codon), translating to MASSSDGVKKKVMRFKLQLSDTAESATVLKILQKLKDLDITLDILAETGIGKTVNSLRRHEQAGEFAKSLVRGWKRLVPKESTSHTEDADVSFTDKPEDQNCTSSGLTKDDLNNNCLTSFENSQNSSDEALFKTGDGKNESERRCEEQMRRKDQTANQEKGHDISQKIEIQEDEMEKWVVAKEKQNYQSDRKSGEVVIKNSEDAHQKSRSDSREASKSSCDGGRFWSEKELNKKSKPSKELPTEGKDSLPFESDEKHSKIFKRSGIRDDESSGVSRSSEAQNKKRKRPGKEKHKQHKQERDEKGHPKHKKAKTKHKDKESDCEAPSMSFESYLNYDVNVFKKKERSGVKKALKNSKTAAEDLSMKPHKPPVTSLNVSSPKRQFKESVMELMNIPLPATLPECENQVSVDYFETKAEKESDLCDVSEESAGFTGQRLNKKMQVYSGAKTVFLPAMMSLHQQCIRTLQNNINLLYETGGVPFEILEPVLERCTPEQLLRIEECNPIYVGVTDHLWGKHCQRDFKHSKLQEYESWKEMYVRLSEERERKLQRLTKSIVSAHSNKPKGRQVKMAFIHTVAKPPRDVRIQQEIHGTAVQQPHQLSVMVQDNRSRPSCNESSRSGSSSSGAGNAQDPRKKTRVAPMMAKSLKAFKKQLGRR from the exons ATGGCCAGCAGCTCTGACGGGGTGAAGAAGAAAGTCATGAGGTTCAAACTTCAGCTCTCGGACACGGCAGAGTCCGCTACG GTTCTAAAGATTTTGCAGAAACTCAAGGATCTGGATATCACATTAGACATTCTTGCT GAAACTGGAATTGGGAAAACGGTTAACTCGTTGCGCAGACATGAACAGGCGGGAGAATTTGCCAAGTCGCTAGTTAGGGGCTGGAAAAGACTGGTCCCTAAGGAATCCACAAG CCACACAGAAGATGCAGATGTGTCTTTTACGGACAAACCAGAGGACCAAAACTGTACAAGCAGTGGCTTGACAAAGGATGATTTAAATAATAATTGCTTAACATCTTTCGAGAACAGTCAGAACTCCTCAGACGAGGCCCTTTTTAAAACGGGAGATGGGAAAAATGAATCAGAGAGACGATGTGAAGAACAGATGAGACGTAAGGACCAGACTGCAAATCAAGAAAAAGGTCACGATATCTCTCAGAAAATTGAAATCCAAGAGGACGAAATGGAAAAATGGGTTGTTGCCAAGGAAAAGCAAAATTATCAGAGTGACAGAAAATCAGGAGAGGTCGTGATCAAAAACTCAGAGGACGCTCATCAGAAATCCAGGTCTGATTCCAGGGAAGCCTCAAAAAGCAGCTGTGACGGTGGAAGATTCTGGTCCGAAAAAGAGTTGAATAAGAAATCAAAACCATCAAAAGAGTTGCCAACAGAAGGCAAAGACTCTCTTCCGTTTGAGTCCGATGAGAAACACTCAAAAATTTTCAAACGAAGTGGCATCAGAGACGACGAGTCCTCGGGAGTCTCGAGGAGCTCAGAGGCTCAaaacaagaagaggaaaagaccAGGGAAAGAGAAGCACAAACAACACAAGCAGGAGCGCGATGAAAAGGGACATCCGAAACacaaaaaggccaaaacaaaacacaaagacaaggaAAGTGACTGCGAGGCACCTTCCATGTCTTTTGAATCATACTTGAACTATGACGTGAATGTTTTCAAGAAGAAGGAAAGATCTGGAGTGAAGAAAGCTCTCAAGAACAGCAAGACTGCAGCAGAGGATCTGAGCATGAAACCTCACAAGCCGCCTGTGACGTCTCTAAATGTTTCCTCTCCGAAACGG CAGTTTAAGGAGTCTGTAATGGAGCTGATGAACATTCCTTTA CCTGCTACTCTGCCCGAATGTGAAAACCAAGTCAGTGTTGACTACTTTGAGACGAAAG CCGAGAAGGAGTCAGATCTCTGTGACGTCTCTGAAGAGTCTGCAGGCTTCACCGGTCAGCGACTCAACAAAAAGATGCAGGTGTACTCGGGGGCCAAGACCGTCTTCCTGCCGGCCATGATGAGCTTGCACCAGCAGTGTATCCGCACGCTCCAGAACAACATCAACT TGCTTTATGAAACTGGCGGAGTCCCGTTTGAGATCCTCGAGCCGGTGTTGGAGAGGTGCACACCGGAGCAGCTGCTGCGCATCGAGGAATGCAACCCA ATCTACGTAGGAGTGACCGACCACTTGTGGGGGAAACATTGCCAGAGGGACTTCAAACACTCCAAACTCCAGGAGTATGAATCATGGAAAGAGATGTACGTCAGGCTGTCTGAGGAGAGGGAAAGGAAACTGCAGAGACTGACAAAAAGCATCGTCTCGGCCCATTCTAACAAACCCAAAG gtcggCAGGTGAAGATGGCATTTATTCACACTGTTGCCAAGCCACCGAGAGATGTGCGAATTCAGCAGGAAATTCACGGAACTGCTGTTCAGCAGCCTCATCAGCTCAG TGTCATGGTTCAGGACAACAGATCGAGGCCCAGTTGTAATGAGTCCAGCAGGTCCGGCAGCAGTTCCTCGGGGGCAGGAAATGCACAGGACCCTCGCAAAAAGACAA GAGTTGCTCCAATGATGGCAAAGTCCTTAAAGGCGTTTAAGAAACAGCTGGGACGCAGATAA